Proteins encoded by one window of Anaerosalibacter sp. Marseille-P3206:
- a CDS encoding RNA-binding S4 domain-containing protein: MREVKIDTEYIKLDQLLKYSGFAQTGGHSKMLIQEGVVLVNDNVVTERGKKIRSGDIVKIEDVGEFVVV, translated from the coding sequence ATGAGAGAAGTAAAAATTGATACGGAATATATAAAATTGGATCAACTGCTTAAGTATTCTGGTTTTGCTCAAACTGGAGGCCATAGCAAGATGTTGATTCAAGAGGGAGTAGTTTTGGTTAATGACAATGTAGTCACTGAGAGGGGTAAGAAGATTAGAAGTGGTGATATAGTAAAAATTGAAGATGTTGGTGAATTTGTTGTGGTATAA
- the remB gene encoding extracellular matrix regulator RemB, which yields MFLHIGNNKIIPVSEIIAIIDAKSYNSSSEMKKYIENNNYNDVKDDDYATYIVTSREGYTNVYASNISSSTLLKRCNAIDWGEFNGQRK from the coding sequence ATGTTTCTTCATATAGGAAATAATAAGATAATACCTGTGAGTGAAATTATTGCAATTATAGATGCAAAATCATATAATAGTTCATCTGAGATGAAAAAATATATAGAGAATAATAATTACAATGATGTTAAAGATGATGATTATGCGACTTATATTGTTACAAGTAGGGAAGGGTATACTAATGTATATGCTTCTAATATTTCATCATCTACTTTGCTTAAGAGATGTAATGCTATAGATTGGGGGGAATTCAATGGCCAAAGAAAATAA
- the recF gene encoding DNA replication/repair protein RecF, with product MYVESIRLINFRNYFNLELDLNKKVNLFLGNNAQGKTNLLESIYICSFGKSFRTNRDRDMINFKKNKCYVGTKVVGRNFDKFVEIKIEEDKPKRIRLNKVELEKNRELYSGLNVVIFSPDDLRLIKDGPSERRNFLDREISQLKPVYKYNLNRYNKVLFQRNNLLKNMIQKKGNEQLIEIFDFQLAKIGTDIIVERISFINRLSVVSRDIHRKITNGNENLSLKYVSNVDTGVENKKIIEKCFLERLKWSRKSDILKGVTEIGPHRDDIEVLIDGIDSKSFASQGQQRTAVLSMKLAEINIISEDSGDLPVLLLDDVLSELDSSRRRYLLDNFSELQIIITSTDTVQLEEFKSLDAQIFYIEDGNVYKKGS from the coding sequence TTGTATGTTGAAAGCATAAGGCTTATAAACTTTAGGAATTATTTTAATTTGGAGTTAGATTTAAATAAAAAAGTAAATTTATTTTTAGGGAATAATGCTCAAGGTAAGACTAATTTACTTGAATCTATATATATTTGTTCTTTTGGGAAATCTTTTAGGACTAATAGAGATAGGGATATGATCAATTTCAAAAAGAATAAGTGTTATGTGGGAACAAAGGTTGTAGGAAGAAATTTTGATAAATTTGTAGAAATAAAAATAGAAGAAGATAAACCCAAGAGGATTAGATTAAATAAAGTGGAACTGGAAAAGAATAGGGAATTGTATAGTGGTTTGAATGTGGTTATTTTTTCTCCTGATGATTTGCGGTTAATAAAGGATGGCCCTTCGGAGAGAAGAAATTTTTTGGATAGAGAGATTTCTCAGTTAAAACCAGTGTATAAATACAATTTGAACAGATACAATAAAGTTCTTTTTCAGAGGAACAATCTACTAAAAAATATGATTCAAAAGAAGGGAAATGAACAACTTATAGAAATATTTGACTTTCAATTGGCTAAAATAGGAACAGATATTATTGTGGAGAGGATTAGCTTTATCAATAGATTGTCAGTCGTATCTCGAGATATTCATAGAAAGATAACTAACGGTAATGAAAATTTGTCTTTAAAATATGTATCAAATGTGGATACTGGTGTTGAAAACAAAAAAATAATTGAGAAGTGTTTTTTAGAAAGATTAAAGTGGAGTAGAAAGAGTGATATACTTAAGGGAGTAACTGAAATAGGTCCTCATAGGGATGATATTGAAGTACTCATAGACGGAATAGATTCCAAATCTTTTGCTTCTCAAGGCCAGCAGAGAACAGCTGTACTTTCCATGAAACTTGCAGAGATTAATATTATTAGTGAAGATAGTGGAGACTTACCTGTGCTTTTACTTGATGATGTGTTATCAGAATTAGATAGTAGTAGAAGGAGATATTTACTGGATAATTTTAGTGAGTTGCAGATTATTATAACTTCAACAGATACTGTTCAATTAGAGGAGTTTAAAAGTCTCGATGCACAGATCTTTTATATTGAAGATGGAAATGTATATAAGAAAGGGAGCTAG
- the dnaN gene encoding DNA polymerase III subunit beta, producing the protein MRIQIEQNQLMKHVNIVQKGISSKTTLPILDGILIETVDGRIKLTGTDLELGIESYIDGNVLEEGSIVINSRIFGDIVRKLPNETIDIVTKENKMNILCRTSEFNLIGNPALEYPELPTLIDQYSIKIPMDLFKSTIRQTVFATTQDETRPILTGVLFEIIDDKASFVALDGYRLALKTIKVNSSEDFKVVVPGKTLIELNKILEDEEDDIDVVLTPSHIVFKLGDTVVYSRLLEGQFLNYRDIIREEHNTRVKLNRKEFQNSLERASLLAKEEKANLVKLNILEDKLIIKSNSEIGNVHEELPIEKTGEDVQIAFNSRYILDGIKAMDVEEIDLFFMGSLNPCIIRPCESDNYTYLVLPVRLARDDY; encoded by the coding sequence ATGAGAATACAAATAGAACAAAATCAATTGATGAAACATGTAAATATCGTTCAAAAAGGTATTTCCAGTAAAACAACTTTACCAATTTTAGATGGAATACTTATTGAGACGGTTGATGGTAGAATAAAACTTACTGGTACTGATTTGGAATTAGGTATTGAATCTTATATAGATGGCAATGTTTTAGAAGAGGGTTCTATAGTTATAAATTCTAGGATATTTGGAGACATAGTGAGAAAACTTCCTAATGAAACTATAGATATTGTGACAAAAGAAAATAAGATGAATATTTTGTGTAGAACTAGTGAATTCAATTTAATTGGAAATCCAGCTTTAGAGTATCCAGAACTTCCTACACTTATAGATCAATATAGTATTAAGATACCTATGGATTTGTTTAAGAGTACTATTAGACAGACAGTTTTTGCTACAACTCAAGATGAGACAAGGCCAATATTGACTGGTGTATTATTTGAGATAATAGATGACAAAGCATCTTTTGTAGCTCTTGATGGGTATAGATTGGCACTAAAGACTATAAAAGTAAATTCATCTGAAGATTTCAAGGTAGTAGTACCAGGAAAGACTTTGATAGAGTTAAACAAAATACTTGAAGATGAAGAAGATGATATAGATGTAGTTTTGACACCTAGCCATATAGTGTTTAAACTAGGAGATACTGTTGTCTATTCACGACTACTTGAGGGACAATTTTTGAACTATAGGGATATTATTAGAGAAGAGCACAATACTAGAGTTAAATTAAATAGAAAAGAATTCCAAAATTCATTGGAAAGGGCTTCACTTTTGGCTAAAGAAGAAAAGGCTAATTTGGTTAAATTAAATATATTAGAGGATAAACTTATTATAAAGTCTAACTCAGAAATAGGTAATGTACATGAAGAATTACCTATAGAAAAAACTGGAGAAGATGTACAAATAGCCTTCAATTCAAGATATATACTTGATGGGATAAAGGCTATGGATGTTGAGGAAATAGATCTATTCTTTATGGGAAGCTTGAATCCTTGTATTATTAGGCCTTGTGAAAGTGATAATTATACTTATTTGGTATTGCCTGTAAGATTAGCTAGAGATGATTATTAA